The Salvia miltiorrhiza cultivar Shanhuang (shh) chromosome 2, IMPLAD_Smil_shh, whole genome shotgun sequence DNA window ggtagtgaagtaagggtcccactttaaatgtgagtggaatagtgtggaccctactactaaaaatggatgtggcatattttttgtggacggacggaaaaggaaattgtggcatatttttggtggacggagggagtactattttataCAATTAATAATCGTATGTTCCTGTATTGTATACTACCAAATACCAATATTTTCAGCGGTTCTTTCGCTGAATACAAACCTTATCCACTAAATACTCGAAATAAAATTATACGTTCCCTCCATCAAcgatatttttttcatttttataataattgatccgtttataatattatttttacttcCAATTATAATAATAGGATCCATATAATAACTCTATACATTTATAGTGTGACTCAAATTCCACTCATAAtaatattcataatttttaaaCAGACATTATTAAtcaatgaattaataatttatttatcaaaagATGAATTTTATATTCAACGAATTTGAATTTACttacataaaaatattattgttaaATACAAGAATTTTAATCAATGTATTAGAACTAGATACATTCGACATGACATTCGAATTTTTACACGCGCGTGTTATttgtaggatttgtttttattttattaaattttatgtaatttttaggatttcaaaattaatgcaatttaaatttgaagtaaattatgtaatttaaatttatgaaattaaacttaaatgaaaaatgaaaaatgaaaaaatcaaaactactgctatcatgtaaccccactgcagcatctttacaccatgtggtccccccatcataaagtaggctatcatataagctatcatgtaaccctattgcggatgctcttaggtATCATGTAAAATTATCTCTTTCTAGTACCGCGcgacttaattaattatttgaaaacatttgaaacaGATGTAGGTTGCGTTCCCTCAATACATAGTAAGTACTCTACCAACATTATATTCTATACATGGAatgagataataaaaaaataattatttaggTACATCGTATCAAAAGAATTTATCAATTATTAGAGGTATGTCAACATGATATATGAAATGAATATTTTCTTGGTGTACCaattacttatatataaatacacACACACGTAATTATATATTTCACCCATCAAACTCTATTATATTTACGCCTCAAAACAGTTAATATATAGAAGTTGTGGACGTGCTCCTTTCTTATTATTATGATTAGTAATTAATATACATGCATCCATTGCGTATAGGTTCTTGACTTTGAGGATGTTAATTTTCTGGTATACCTTATTGTTTAGAATCATACTCAATGTCAATGAGCTTATTTGATTAAAAGAAAAGGAGGAGATCATTAAAAATGTTATCCACAATTAAGGTttagtttaattatatatgcaCATAGTAGTTATGTATACCAAATTTGTATTGCGATCACACAAGGCAACAAGTTGTAAATGAGATGGGAATAATTATTCACGTAGGTAGGGGTAACAACTATTCTCAAAGAACCATGACATAGTATTTTAATGCTTATCAAACAAAAAAAGCATATAATGATAAATTATTAGTAAATCATTTTAGTCAAACATATCAAACCCTATCTCATACCCTCatgcataaaaaataatttggtggAATTAATCAAATATAATATAATGTAGATGGATGTTTAAGATTGTTTTATTTTGAGTCAATTAAACCTCTCAAACCCAGTtagtaataaaataatctaTTTGTAGTTGGTTGTCAAATCCTAGAAAAAATTATAACTAATTTGTTTTGACATTCTCGCTCCCTTGTAAGAAAATTTGGAGCTCGATCTTAGAAAGATTATTTTTGTACGTAGGTGAATACGTTAATGACTATTATTAGTGATGGTGCATTCACTAGCTAGTAAGTAGTAATGAGTGTTTTGCAAATATATATGTAGTTCGCGCAGTATCATATAGCTATATactcaataattaattaaactgatCAAACGAAAGAATATATAGAAGCAAAGGAAAGCGACAAGATAGATGAAGATTAATAGATATGCATAAATAAAATGAAGAGAATgagaatataattaattaatagattgGTGATGATTGGGATGGTGAGCACGTCTAATTGGATAAAGAGACAGCATGAGACATACATATAGTTTAATTTGTAGGTGTTTTGAGTCAAACATAATGAATGGAACATTCTAAGCCATATAACCAACACCAGCACGCACCAACCAACCAAATACATAGCTTACACAATATAAAATCAGAAATTCTCTTGTATATAAAGTGGGTAGCTAGCTAGGCAGATTCATCAACACAAACCATCcatctcaaaaaaaaagaaaaaggaaaacatcaACATCGATGATGGCCAAGTTTATTGGTTTCCTCGTACTAGTCTTGTTAATGCAAATGATGATTCCGAAAGCAGCTGGTGCCGGCGGCGGCAAGTGGAACCTCTTACGGTCAAACATCGGGGTGTCTGCCATGCACATGCAGCTGCTGAACAACGATCGTGTTGTGATCTTCGACCTCACTGATTTCGGGCCCTCAAACATCTCCCTCCCAAACAACCGCTGTCGCGACAACCCCAACGATCTGACACTCCAACACGATTGCACGGCGCATTCCGTTGAGTACAACGTGGCTACCAACTCAATCCGCCCACTCTACGTCTACTCCAACGTCTGGTGCTCTTCTGGAGCCGCCATGCCTGATGGTTCTCTATTGCAGACCGGAGGCTTCAACGATGGCTATAATACTGTTAGAGTCTTTAAACCATGCAACGACGCTTCTTGTGACTGGCAGGAATTTAACAACGTCCTCACTCACAGAAGATGGTATGCCACCAATCATATTTTACCAGATGGAAGGCAGATCATTTTTGGTGGACGCGACCGCTTCTCCTACGAATTTTACCCCAAAAGGTCTGGAGCTGATCTAGCGATCGAGTTGCCTTTCCTTAGGGCCACCCGAGATCCCACCATTGAAAACAATCTCTACCCCTTTGTTTTCTTGAACGTGGACGGAAATCTATTCATCTTCGCCAACAATCGAGCTATCTTGTTCGACTATGTAAGGGGAGTGGTGGTGAGAACTTACCCGACCATCCCGGGTGGGGATCCCAGGAACTATCCTAGTTCGGGTTCTGCAGTTCTGCTTCCGTTGCAAACCGGAGGAGTTGCCGAAGTTTTGGTGTGTGGCGGAGCACCAAAAGGGTCCTTCACAAGTGCGAATAATGGCAACTTTGTGGCGGCGCTTAATACCTGCGGGAGGATCCGAATAAATGACGCGAATCCGCAGTGGCTCATGGAGACCATGCCATTGGCCAGAGTCATGGGTGACATGGTGCTGCTGCCCAATGGAAATGTCTTGATCATTAACGGCGCCGGCGCTGGTACAGCCGGCTGGACTATAGCTCGTAATCCTGTGCTTACACCCCTCATTTATCGACCCAATAATCCGGTGGGGTCGAGGTTTGAGGCACAGAACTCCAGTTCTATCCCTCGGATGTACCACTCCACTGCAATATTGCTTCGTGATGGCCGTATTCTTGTGAGCGGCAGCAATCCTAATGCTTATTACACTTTCACAGGGGTGAACTATCCCACCGACTTGACAATGGAAACTTACTCTCCGGAATACTTGGATCCGCAGTTTGCAAGTGTGCGTCCCACCATTGTTTCGCCGGCTTCACATTCTCAACTTGGCTACGGGCAACAACTCACCATTGCTTTCACTGTTCAAGACACTTCCATAAATACAGATTTCGTTACTGTCACGATGGTTGCGCCTCCCTTCACTACACACTCCTTTTCCATGAATCAAAGACTCCTCCTTCTTTCCGGGGCCACTACTACATCTTTGGGAGGATCCAATTATCAAGTTCGGGTTTCCTCGCCCGCTTCCAAAATCCTTGCTCCTCCTGGATTCtatcttctctttgttgtttatcAACAAGTTCCTAGCCAAGCCATTTGGCTCCAACTCAACTAGGCCGCCAATTCTACCTACATTTCCATCACCCGCGCGCCAATTTCTGTAATGTTAGTTTAGTTTTACGTACGTGTGTAAGAATCTCGGTTCGACCTTTCATTTTATCATATACTACAAAATTAATTTGTCTCCAACAAATGTTAATTGTTTCTCCTCTTTCATctacaaaattattttcttcaATGCTTTAATTTCGACTTCTCAAcacctttttattatttttcaaaagtCTAATTAATACATAATTCTTCATTGATTCTTCGATAATTTCAAATTCTCTATCTTAATTAGATCCATAGTTACTTACTTGAAATTTAGTATTATACGTCCAAATAAAACTCACTACCTTATTAGGATTATACGTCCTAATTAAAAATGTCTtagtggtgggcacgttatgcttgcccacggtgggtaggtgatggTTCTGATTAATGTATATAACATTATAGACACAATGCatgatatacatatacatattagTGCAAAAGAAAAGCATATCAAAGTCATTGATCGATAGAAGAGCACCTGGATACGGCTCAATTTGGAAAGCAATCAAAGAAATCCGAAATAAAAAGTCGAAGAAAACTATATCCCTGCAGGTACAAATTAGAAAAACACATGGTTAGAGGATTGTTAGAAGCAACTAAAAGGACTCTTCTTTGAGGCAATTCGTCAAACATATTATAGACATGGGCAACTCCGAAGCCTACCTAAACTCTCCTGAAGAAGCAATAAAGAGCACGATATCAAGCGGAAATGCACGACAGCTTCACCGGAAAGTTTGCACTATCGAATTATGCAGGGAGGAGTAGCAAAGGAGATCGTCGCTTCTTGTATAAAGAGAAACATCAAAAGAAGCAGCTATTTTTAATCAGATGTTTGAGTAGGCAAAGAAATCGGGAGAATCAAGGATTCTATTTGTGCTGATCGACTGGATGAGTTACTCTTAATTAAAGACCAAGGTTACGAGAATGATAAGAGCAAAATGGCTTCCTAATTGGGCTAATAAAATTGGCTTCACAAAATTCGGCCCAGCAATGAAAGCCTCcataattttcttatttggatTGAGCCTAATATGgaaaattttatttacttgGGCCGATATCAATAGACTCAAATGAACAGACTTTTATTAGGAGTGATTATATTTATAGCTCCTATTTGtactcgtttggttcaagtagaggaatggaaaaggaatggaatcaaataaaggagtggaatagTAACAATAACCACTACTTTTATTGattgtttggtttaacaatggaaatgaatcattagtaagagattccatttcttttgtttcccctctattttgaagggtaacaaattgggtaaTTGGGTTACcttcaagtaagggtaatgattatctcattacccaaaccaaacaattagtaatgaattcaattacttgattccctttTCAACCTCttaaaacacccaaccaaacgtgaGCTTACTCCGTAAAGCCCTTTgtttaaaataataacaataaataattataaatttattatgttaTCCCATTATTAATAGCCCTCAAGTTAAATATTCTATAGCCCATAACCCATTCTTTTGTTGAATTCTATGGAGTTCCCTCACTTCGTCACCCACACTAAATAATAAAGGCATTCCTTCCTCTAATAAGAAATTGCGGAATATTTTCAGAGCAATTGGCACCGCTGCTTTCTGCCTTTGCAACAATTCTAAACACAAATTTCTCTGGTCAAATATATTTACTACGTGAGAGTATATAGAGAGGAATAAGGATAAGGAGTTGGTGTTGTCAATTAAGTTGTATTGTAGAGTTGGGGATTTGGCTTTGTTACGATGGTTAGTGGGcatcaggggcggatccagaCGGGCtcacaaattttgaatttttttaaattttaaaatatatatatacctatatatatatttatatatatatatatatatatatatatatatatatatacctaatTATAAAAGAGTcttgttttataaaaattgatttgcttgttatattcCCTCATATAGATTTAATTTAAggttaattgtgttatttaaaattatataatttatgaaaatattgttcattattattattattgtgcttgctttttataaaaaatgcctaaaatatacagaatgctccaaaaaaaattgtaatgtattgaaattacatTGTAATacattgaaattatataatccatgaaattattattattgttattattattattattattattattattattattattattattattattattatattctaataaaaaatgcctaaaatgtacggAATGCCCCCAAAAcaattgtaatgtattgaaattatatagtttatgaaaatgttgttctttattattactctTATGCTtgtattttgatttaaaaaaatgtctaaaatgtacgaaatgcCAAAAAATGTTACATTATTTGGGCTATGaactataatataaaataataaattcataattatttattattattattattattattttaaatatgggCTATACTGTGAAACgaaggctatgaatagaattatcCTTTTATTAGGTTGATTATATTCATATCCTTAGTTTTACTCACTATACCCCTActcaaaaattataattaaaatattaatcgattaattactttttatccTTATAGCCGAAATCAATAAATTCTAATGAACGGGTCTATTAGCCATAATGCAAGAATAATATAATGCGCCTCCAATTGCAAATTGATGTAAGTTAATTCGTGAAAATAAAATCGAAATTAAAGAacttcgatatatatatatatatatatatatatatatatatatataggaatgggatcatgtagatcccaatgcttataatagatccctagatccaaatcttgaccacacatttatgacatgtggcgcatcaagatggtgacacgtggcaaggattccaaggcaaaatctggaggggtaaaattggaatgtaatttttggatttaataattaaaaaaatatatatattttttagattttctcaaaatagatatattttagatgcatatagtttcacacaaagatgcataaagttttcacatgaaatgcataactttgaacagaaaaatgcatttaatttttcgagttttggtattttcaccaccccaccccataccaccccccaatccagcccacaccaccccccaaccctccccattaccaccccccaaaaataggcatgtttcacatgcatataaaatcaaacaaaatgcataaagttttcacataaaaatgcattaaattatacaaaaactgcatttcattttaataaatctggtagtttcgccaccccacccctgccccaccccccccacccacccaccccccacctccaaaattttttttttttcaaaaactgattttctgatcgctggcccacccccacccccaaaaaaaaaaattatttttttaaaaactgattttcaaaaaaaaaaaaaattgggggggtgggtgggtgggggatGGGTGGtaagaaaatcagtttttgagaaaataaaaaaataaaaaataatttttttttttggtagggggggtgggtggggggtggggggtaggggtgggtcagtggtcagaaaatcagtttttaaaaaaattaaaaaaaattgggggggggggggtttggggggtggggggtggggttctggggtggggtggggttcaggggtgtggggggtggggttcaggggtgtggggggtggggttggggtggggtgaaatcttatgcatttttatatgaaactttatgcatttttatatgaaagtttatgtattctcgtatgaaactttatgcatctaaaatatacctattttgagaaaatctattttttttttaatttcaaaaattacattccaattttacccctctccagattttgccttcaaatgtcttgccacgtgtcaccatcttgatgcgccacatgtcataaatgtgtggtctagatttggatctacggatctattataagcatagggatccaccggaacccaaccctatatatatatatatatatatatatatatatatatatatatatatatatatatatatatcatacgAGTATAAGAGTGATGTATGGTTGATGATATCATTTACTACTTTTTATTTGTAATTggttttttcttaaattaagggactaatatatatatatatatagttaaattaatatattttgaacACTTGATCTTCAATCTTATATACTCCGTTTAATAGAAAATTGACGTAATATTATATGGCATTCTCATATCTcatcattttaaaatttatcaattcTCCTTCATCTGCAATCATTTTCATTATACAAATTGACACATGTCACGCTCTAATCAACATAGTATTAATTCCACCAATCATGATTAATATATTGAAATAAATACAGCATATTAAGGATCAAGATATAGGATTAAGAGAGGGCATGTTTTGGCTGCTAGCACAAGAATTTCAAAGAAAATTATTGATGAGGCTGGAGCAGTCTTTCACATGGGTCATGACCAGATGTTTAGTATTTAATAATGCTTAG harbors:
- the LOC131011057 gene encoding aldehyde oxidase GLOX-like yields the protein MMAKFIGFLVLVLLMQMMIPKAAGAGGGKWNLLRSNIGVSAMHMQLLNNDRVVIFDLTDFGPSNISLPNNRCRDNPNDLTLQHDCTAHSVEYNVATNSIRPLYVYSNVWCSSGAAMPDGSLLQTGGFNDGYNTVRVFKPCNDASCDWQEFNNVLTHRRWYATNHILPDGRQIIFGGRDRFSYEFYPKRSGADLAIELPFLRATRDPTIENNLYPFVFLNVDGNLFIFANNRAILFDYVRGVVVRTYPTIPGGDPRNYPSSGSAVLLPLQTGGVAEVLVCGGAPKGSFTSANNGNFVAALNTCGRIRINDANPQWLMETMPLARVMGDMVLLPNGNVLIINGAGAGTAGWTIARNPVLTPLIYRPNNPVGSRFEAQNSSSIPRMYHSTAILLRDGRILVSGSNPNAYYTFTGVNYPTDLTMETYSPEYLDPQFASVRPTIVSPASHSQLGYGQQLTIAFTVQDTSINTDFVTVTMVAPPFTTHSFSMNQRLLLLSGATTTSLGGSNYQVRVSSPASKILAPPGFYLLFVVYQQVPSQAIWLQLN